In Acanthochromis polyacanthus isolate Apoly-LR-REF ecotype Palm Island chromosome 9, KAUST_Apoly_ChrSc, whole genome shotgun sequence, the DNA window tctgcagctttttgagtagtttaatgaggcggagcgtaacagcgtattttgatgtcaaattgcgtacctgctacgcaaaatgcgtacaggttggcaggtctgcactctcattacatctctgtctgattgtttgatcagagacattcacaccagtggtctgctggaagtcattttgtagagctattgcagtgctcatcctgttcctccttgcacaaaggagcagatatctgtcctgctgatcggttgaggaccttctacggtcctatccagctctcccagactaactgcttgtctcctggaatctcctccatgcgcttgaggaTGTGCTGGGAGACAAAGCAAACCctctggcaatggcacacactgatgtttcatcctggaagagttggactgtctgtggaacctctgtagggtccaggtatcgcctcatgctaccagaagtgacactgacCCTacccaaatgcaaaactagtgaaaaacagtcagacaatatgaggaaggaaaaaaatgtcagtggccttcatctgtaaactcattcctgttttgggggttgtctcattgttacccctctagtgcatctgttgttaatttcatgaacaccaaagcagctgaaactgactaaaaacctcctctgttactccctcagtatcccacatgtttgactaacttgatgcaatacttagattaaaaagtgttcctttaattttttgagcagtataTATACACCATACTGACAGAGAACCAGTCTCATTACTtaacagcaacatttttttaaaataatgatttcaGAAATGATATCAGAAATCACACTGcaaaatctgtcagaaaaagaATTAAATTTAATATGTTCCTCAAAGCATTAAGCTTTTGCTAGCttacatatgttttttttttacagtgatttcCTAGTTCAGTCAGTTTCTCCTGTGTTTTGTacaatctgtgtttttaatgctgaATGTTTCTGCTGTTAAAACGAGATTCGTTcatgttgtttctgtctgaacaataactgcagctgtaatttctgtctgcagctaaaaataaaagtaactcCAAGCTCTGATTAGGATCCTACAGTCTGACTCATTTATTAGTTCATCACAGGTTTACATACCTGTTGTGTGCAACGTTACTGGTGGTTGACAGATGTTATCCTCCTTACAGATCTGTAGCTGTGGGAGGTCTGGATGGACAAAGGGACACAAGAAAAATGTCACTAATGTGATGCTAGTTAAACACGCACATCCATCCATATATTTACTTCTACATATGATCATGAGTCTTTTTAATCAGTTAGTTCATTCAGATCATCACAGTATCACAGTTCTACAAACCTGGTGTGTGCGTTTCAGATTTCCTAAAACTATCCAGCAGTCTGCACTGCCGATGGATCTCCTTTTCGTACTGGACGATGCTTTTCTCAAACTCCGTGAatatttcttcagcagcagcagttagtcgctcgttgatcaactctctcagattcTGGACTGAACTCATCGTTACTTCATCTAATCAAATATTCATCTGAGACATGACAAAACAACCATCTACGACCATTTACACACTTCAGGGAAGCCATGCTTCTGGAGAGTTTCTCTGTTTACTTCCGCCTGGTGTCACACAGTGAAGTTCCGGTAGAAACGTATTTCCGCCTGGTCCGTGGTTCATCTATTTACATACACACGGACGCGCACGCACGGACACACACGTACATAGgtgataaatgaataaataaataaaccaaaatcttTGGAAGAACATCAGAAACTCCTACACAGCTCaacaaatttttctttttgtcatttgcagGCATgtaagaggacatgaaggtagttggtgtgagagaagaggatgcagcagacagggttagatggaggcaattgattggCTGTGGCGAAAAttagaaatatatatttaaaaaaaataagattacaATATCCACTTGAAACTATTTAAAATAAGCTATAATAGGAAAGCAGTGGCATACAGAAAAGCCTTGAGCTGTAATTTAATAGAAGTGAGAGTTGGAGCGGACCTACAGCTTTCAGGGAGTTTGTTCCAGATATGTGGAGCATGTTAAGTAAACGCTGCTTCACCATGTTTATACTTCAGTATAGCTGGATTAGTCAGGACTATAGATTCCTGACTGTCTTCATATCGTACACTGGATGTAGTTTATCAACAACCTTATCAACAAGTTCTAAAAGTTTAGGACAGTTTTttcacaacatgaaaaaaatctacattctTTGATCATTTGCAGGtgaaacaacctcaaaaaggCAAAAGTCAATGTTTCCCTTTGGTCAAAGAGAATATTTAGGTCTGGATTTTTAGAACAACACACTCAGCTGATCAGAAAGTTCATCACAGTCGAACAACAGACGCCAACTGTCTGCTTCATCTGCAGTGTTTTagtgttaaaaatgacaacttgAACTGAACCTCATTCTGTTCCTGGAACATGTTTGACTCCCGACACAGAAGAGCTGTACAGGATGCAGGTAGAGCTTTTGACTTTTATCAAAGTTGTTCCTCTATACATTCATGGGGTGACCTTTCTGTAGATCCATCCCCACCCCCTACTCTGACCTActtggatgatgatgatgatgatgatgatgatgatgatgatgagtgcAGCATCAGTGTCATTTCTGAATCTTCCATCAACCTGAATGAACAGAGCACAGCCAGAGGAGGAGCTACAAAACTGAATATGAAAGGCTTCATGTTGGAGCTGAAGCGCTGCTGTGTTCTCTCTGTTGTTCATTCAGTAcaagtgaaaataatgtcacTGCTTCTCATCTGGATGATGATCGTCTCCTTTCAAACTGGAAGTCATCAAAGGAGACACACATGGAAAACATTTGGATGTTGTTTGAATTGATTCACTTTTTGTGATTCAACTGAGTGTaaaggcacaaaaataaaatccaaatatCTTGGTGAAAtctatgtttgttgttttcaggatCCTCTGAGGATGTTCTGACTCCATTTAAAGATGTATTGATGGCTTTGGAAGGAGACTCTGTGACTCTCTCCTGCAACTATTCAGTCTCTGTGAACAACCTCTTCTGGTACCAACAGAAGTCCAGTTCATCTCCACATCTTCTCATCACAGCATattcagagaaaacagaaaagttgtCTTTCAAACATGACAAATACTCAAAGGAGTTTCATCtgcagatctcctctgctgtgtacta includes these proteins:
- the LOC127535334 gene encoding uncharacterized protein LOC127535334 isoform X5, whose translation is MSSVQNLRELINERLTAAAEEIFTEFEKSIVQYEKEIHRQCRLLDSFRKSETHTPDLPQLQICKEDNICQPPVTLHTTGTF